A genomic region of Procambarus clarkii isolate CNS0578487 chromosome 88, FALCON_Pclarkii_2.0, whole genome shotgun sequence contains the following coding sequences:
- the LOC138359048 gene encoding collagen alpha-2(IX) chain-like, with translation MVPRALGPRHGPQGVRSSLGAQGVRSLPGSQGVRSSPGGPGRQVLARGPRASGPRQGAQGVRSSPGGPGRQVLAMGPGRQVLAMGPGRQVLAMGPGVRSSPWAQGVRSSPGGPGRQVLAMGPGRQVLAMGPGRQVLAMGPGRQVLARGPRASGPRHGPQGVRSSPWSPGRQVLARGPRASGPRQGPRASGPRQGSQGVRSSPGGPGRQVLAMGPGRQVLAMGPGRQVLAMGPGRQILAMGPGRQVLVRGPRASGPR, from the coding sequence ATGGTCCCCAGGGCGTTAGGTCCTCGCCATGGTCCCCAGGGCGTCAGGTCCTCGCTAGGGGCCCAGGGCGTCAGGTCCTTGCCAGGGTCCCAGGGCGTCAGGTCCTCGCCAGGGGGCCCAGGGCGTCAGGTCCTCGCTAGGGGGCCCAGGGCGTCAGGTCCTCGCCAGGGGGCCCAGGGCGTCAGGTCCTCGCCAGGGGGCCCAGGGCGTCAGGTCCTCGCCATGGGCCCAGGGCGTCAGGTCCTCGCCATGGGCCCAGGGCGTCAGGTCCTCGCCATGGGCCCGGGCGTCAGGTCCTCGCCATGGGCCCAGGGCGTCAGGTCCTCGCCAGGGGGCCCAGGGCGTCAGGTCCTCGCCATGGGCCCAGGGCGTCAGGTCCTCGCCATGGGCCCAGGGCGTCAGGTCCTCGCCATGGGCCCAGGGCGTCAGGTCCTCGCCAGGGGGCCCAGGGCGTCAGGTCCTCGCCATGGTCCCCAGGGCGTTAGGTCCTCGCCATGGTCCCCAGGGCGTCAGGTCCTCGCTAGGGGGCCCAGGGCGTCAGGTCCTCGCCAGGGTCCCAGGGCGTCAGGTCCTCGCCAGGGGTCCCAGGGCGTCAGGTCCTCGCCAGGGGGCCCAGGGCGTCAGGTCCTCGCCATGGGCCCAGGGCGTCAGGTCCTCGCCATGGGCCCAGGGCGTCAGGTCCTCGCCATGGGCCCAGGGCGTCAGATCCTCGCCATGGGCCCAGGGCGTCAGGTCCTCGTCAGGGGGCCCAGGGCGTCAGGTCCTCGCTAG